In Comamonas koreensis, the genomic stretch CGCCGGCCACCTTCAGCCAGTACACCGCCCAGCTCCAGCCCGATGCCACGGTGCTGCCTCTGCTCAACCGCCAGCCCGAGTTCACGATGCCCGTCTGGGACTACATCGCCGTGCTGGTCGACGAGCAGCGCGTGGCCGAGGGCCGCGCCGCCTATGCCAAGTGGAAGGACACCCTGGACCAGATCGAACAGAGCACCGGCGTTGCCCCGCAGATCGTCATCGGCGTCTGGGGTGTGGAGAGCAACTTCGGCCAGAACCTGGGCGGGCGCTCGCTGGTGCAGTCGCTGGGCACCCTGTCCTGCTTTGGCCGCCGCCAGGCCTATTTCCGGGGCGAGTTCGCCAGCGCGCTGCGCATTCTGCAAGAAGGCCATATTGCCGAGTCCAAGCTGGTGGGCTCCTGGGCGGGCGCCTTTGGCCAGACCCAGTTCATGCCCTCCACCTTTTTCCGCAGCGCCGTGGACTTTGACGGCGATGGCCGCCGCGACATCGTCGACAGCGTGCCCGATGCGCTGGCCTCGACCGCCATGTTCCTGAAGAACGCCGGCTACCGCCCGGGCCAGCCCTGGGGATTTGAAGTCAAGCTGCCCAGTGGCTTCAGCACCGCCGATGCCGGCCGCAAGAACAAGAAGCCGCTGGACTTCTGGCGCTCGTCCGGCGTCACCCTGGCCAATGGCGATCCACTGCCCGATTCGCTGCCATCGGCCGGCCTGATGATCCCTGCCGCCGGCGGCCCCGCCTTTCTGGTAGGACGCAATTTTGATGCGCTCTACAGCTACAACGCCTCGGAAAACTATGGCCTGGCCATTGCGCAGCTGTCCAACCTGGTGGCCGACACCCAGCAGCGCCAGATCAGCTTTGTCACCCCCTGGCCCACCGACGACCTGGGCCTGTCGCGCGCGCAGAACAAGGAGCTGCAGCAGGCGCTGCTGACCCGGGGCTATGCGATTGGCGAGCCCGATGGAATGATTGGCGCCAAGACACGCGAAGCCATCAAGGCCGAACAAAACCGCCTGGGCATGAAGGCCAATGGCCGCGCCGGCCAAAAGCTGCTGCGCTCGCTCGCCAACTGATACCGCTGGAGCCACACCATGATCGTCACCACCACCCCCAGCATTGAAGGCAAGCGCATCAGCCGCTACTGCGGCATCGTCAACGGCGAAGCCATTTTGGGCGCCAACTTTTTCAAGGACTGGTTTGCCGGCATCCGCGATATCGTCGGCGGCCGCTCGGGCACCTACGAAAAAGAGCTGCAAAAGGCCAGAGACATTGCACTCAATGAGCTGCAGGAGCGCGCCAAGGCGCTGGGCGCCAATGCCGTCGTCGGCATCGACCTCGACTACGAAGTGCTGGGCAAGGACAACGGCATGCTGATGGTATCGGCCAGCGGCACGGCCGTGGTGGTCGATTAAGAGCGGCTGTCATCGCTGCAGCAGCCCCCTTGGTGGCTGCCGCATATCGTTAGCGCTTGGCCTGTTTGACGCCCGCGCCGCGCACTTCCAGGCGGATGCTGTCTAGCACCTCGCCCTGTGCATTGACCAGCTCCACCTGGTGGCGGCCCGGCCAGGGCAGCCAGGCCCAGCGCGCGCCGCGCGCAACATCCTTGCCATCGATGCGCCAGCGGGCAGCGGCCGAATCGGCGACAAACTGCAGGCGCTGGCGCTCGGGTGGAATGTCCGGGTCCACCGCGACAATCGTGCCGTTGGCCGGGGCCAGAATGCGCACTGCAGGCGGGGCTG encodes the following:
- a CDS encoding heavy metal-binding domain-containing protein — its product is MIVTTTPSIEGKRISRYCGIVNGEAILGANFFKDWFAGIRDIVGGRSGTYEKELQKARDIALNELQERAKALGANAVVGIDLDYEVLGKDNGMLMVSASGTAVVVD
- a CDS encoding lytic murein transglycosylase, coding for MASRYIAWMMFRRPHPAMRQLATAVSLGLAACAVFAQTSAPQEPPNLSQAEFQSCLSELRSSKAFAAITPATFSQYTAQLQPDATVLPLLNRQPEFTMPVWDYIAVLVDEQRVAEGRAAYAKWKDTLDQIEQSTGVAPQIVIGVWGVESNFGQNLGGRSLVQSLGTLSCFGRRQAYFRGEFASALRILQEGHIAESKLVGSWAGAFGQTQFMPSTFFRSAVDFDGDGRRDIVDSVPDALASTAMFLKNAGYRPGQPWGFEVKLPSGFSTADAGRKNKKPLDFWRSSGVTLANGDPLPDSLPSAGLMIPAAGGPAFLVGRNFDALYSYNASENYGLAIAQLSNLVADTQQRQISFVTPWPTDDLGLSRAQNKELQQALLTRGYAIGEPDGMIGAKTREAIKAEQNRLGMKANGRAGQKLLRSLAN